A genomic segment from Meiothermus cerbereus DSM 11376 encodes:
- a CDS encoding IMPACT family protein: MRFTLQGIYSYEHEVKRSRFVAHAAPLASSAEAPAFLQAVRDVHATHNCWAYKVGSQYRFFDDGEPAGTAGRPILGAIDAQGLDRVMVVVTRYFGGIKLGAGGLVRAYGGVAAECLRQAPKQAIRPMMRCQLRAPFEYTNALYQITEGLKRLTENYDEEGVWVEVQIEEQQLPRLQALLRDVTRGRATLQVLERFE; encoded by the coding sequence ATGCGTTTTACACTGCAGGGCATCTATAGCTACGAGCATGAGGTTAAACGCTCACGCTTCGTGGCGCATGCAGCTCCGCTGGCTAGCTCTGCGGAGGCCCCTGCATTTTTGCAAGCGGTACGGGATGTGCATGCAACTCATAACTGCTGGGCCTATAAGGTGGGTTCCCAGTATCGCTTTTTCGACGATGGTGAGCCAGCCGGTACCGCTGGCCGCCCAATTTTGGGCGCAATTGATGCCCAGGGGTTAGACAGGGTAATGGTGGTAGTAACCCGCTATTTTGGCGGGATAAAGCTGGGTGCAGGGGGGTTGGTGCGGGCTTATGGGGGGGTGGCGGCCGAATGTCTTCGACAGGCCCCCAAGCAGGCTATCCGGCCCATGATGCGATGCCAACTCAGAGCTCCGTTCGAGTACACGAACGCCCTTTACCAGATAACAGAGGGGCTGAAACGGCTGACCGAGAATTACGACGAAGAGGGTGTGTGGGTAGAAGTACAAATTGAAGAACAGCAACTGCCCCGTTTGCAGGCCCTCTTGCGTGATGTCACTCGAGGCCGCGCGACGCTTCAGGTGCTAGAAAGGTTCGAATAG
- a CDS encoding shikimate dehydrogenase yields MKLGLIGFPVEHSLSPAMHEAALRAAGLEGTYLALETPPAFLRARLQEVRREFAGVNVTVPHKERVLDYLDEISPEARAIGAVNTIVCAQGRLIGHNTDAPGFISGLDEAGISYRNKKALVLGAGGAARAVAYALKKGGAQVAVYNRTQSRAEALCNAMGLRLVTEPLLAAAVQGCDLLINTTSVGLKDPSSSPLPPGLLPRGVVVDIVYNPPTTRLLLEAQQAGLIILGGLPMLVWQGALAFELWTGIKPDVQAMYEAARAGLQSASIS; encoded by the coding sequence GTGAAACTTGGTTTGATTGGATTTCCGGTTGAGCACTCGCTTTCTCCAGCCATGCACGAGGCTGCCTTAAGGGCGGCGGGATTGGAAGGTACTTACCTGGCCCTCGAGACCCCCCCTGCATTTCTGCGAGCCCGTTTGCAGGAGGTTCGGCGGGAGTTTGCCGGGGTCAACGTCACGGTTCCGCACAAAGAAAGGGTGCTGGACTACCTGGACGAAATAAGCCCCGAGGCCAGGGCCATTGGGGCAGTTAACACCATTGTCTGCGCGCAAGGTCGCCTAATCGGCCACAATACCGATGCCCCCGGGTTTATCTCTGGTTTGGACGAAGCCGGCATCTCCTACCGCAACAAAAAAGCCCTGGTGCTGGGGGCAGGAGGGGCTGCGCGGGCGGTTGCCTATGCCCTGAAGAAAGGGGGTGCACAGGTAGCGGTGTACAACCGCACCCAAAGCCGGGCAGAGGCCTTGTGCAACGCCATGGGGCTGCGCCTGGTCACCGAGCCATTACTGGCAGCGGCGGTGCAAGGCTGCGATTTGCTGATTAATACCACCAGCGTCGGGCTCAAAGACCCCTCCAGCTCCCCCTTGCCGCCCGGTTTGTTGCCCCGTGGGGTGGTGGTGGATATTGTCTACAACCCACCAACCACCCGGCTGTTGCTCGAGGCCCAGCAAGCGGGTCTCATCATTTTGGGTGGGTTGCCCATGCTGGTCTGGCAGGGAGCACTTGCTTTTGAATTGTGGACTGGCATTAAGCCAGACGTCCAGGCCATGTATGAAGCAGCAAGGGCCGGGCTGCAAAGTGCTTCAATCTCATGA
- a CDS encoding NfeD family protein codes for MRNLLFVFLLVASIAQAKTYIIPIEGTIDGPLAVFVERSLDQAEREGASGVVFRVNTPGGRVDAAIRITDRILASTVPTLAIVENAFSAGALISLAAQQIMMLPGSNIGAALPITITPVVGNATAADRKVISALKGKFRAVAEARNRPANIAEAMVDPEAEVRGITTKGEPLTLSAKKAVELKIADAEVPSLRAALEKAGFNTDTQELQPGPQVRVARFLTDPTIAAILLAVGVLGLILEFFTPGTFIPAIIGLTSLGLFFLGGYLAGLSSALTIILLFAGLLLVVFELFVTPGFGIPGLLGLGLIGASIYFTFGDEALQVGSFAIIGLALGLFLILRYLPRGRVARPFVLSSAVEEVAPPKNELESLLGAIGSAITDLRPAGTAQFGDRRVDVVTMGEFIERGQAIRVIQVEGPRVVVRKVEG; via the coding sequence GTGAGAAACCTACTTTTCGTTTTCCTGTTGGTTGCCTCGATAGCGCAGGCCAAGACCTACATCATCCCCATCGAGGGGACGATTGACGGGCCGCTGGCTGTTTTCGTAGAGCGTTCCCTCGATCAGGCCGAGCGCGAGGGTGCAAGCGGGGTGGTCTTTCGGGTCAACACGCCCGGCGGGCGGGTAGATGCCGCAATCCGCATCACCGACCGCATCCTGGCCTCTACTGTGCCCACCCTGGCCATAGTCGAGAACGCCTTCTCGGCAGGGGCGCTCATCTCGCTGGCTGCCCAGCAGATCATGATGCTGCCCGGCTCCAACATCGGGGCTGCCCTGCCCATCACCATTACGCCGGTGGTGGGCAACGCCACCGCCGCCGACCGCAAGGTCATATCGGCCCTTAAGGGCAAATTCCGGGCAGTGGCCGAGGCCCGCAACCGCCCCGCCAACATCGCCGAAGCCATGGTAGACCCCGAAGCCGAGGTTCGGGGCATCACCACCAAGGGCGAGCCCCTGACCCTCTCGGCCAAAAAGGCGGTGGAGCTCAAGATCGCCGATGCCGAGGTGCCCAGCCTGCGGGCGGCCCTCGAGAAAGCCGGCTTCAACACCGATACCCAGGAGCTCCAGCCGGGCCCCCAGGTACGCGTAGCCCGCTTTTTGACCGACCCCACCATCGCGGCCATCCTGCTGGCAGTGGGGGTTCTGGGGCTCATTCTGGAATTTTTCACGCCCGGCACCTTTATTCCCGCCATTATCGGACTGACCTCGCTGGGTCTGTTCTTTCTTGGGGGCTATCTGGCGGGCCTTTCCAGTGCGCTGACCATCATCCTGCTGTTTGCCGGTCTGCTTTTGGTTGTGTTCGAGCTGTTTGTTACCCCCGGCTTCGGCATACCTGGCCTGTTGGGGCTGGGGCTAATCGGCGCTTCAATCTACTTTACCTTCGGCGATGAGGCTTTGCAGGTTGGTTCTTTTGCCATCATCGGGCTGGCTCTGGGCCTGTTCCTGATCCTGCGCTACCTGCCCAGAGGACGGGTAGCCCGGCCCTTTGTGCTGAGCAGCGCAGTGGAAGAGGTGGCTCCTCCCAAAAACGAACTCGAGTCGCTCTTAGGGGCCATCGGCAGCGCCATCACGGACCTGCGCCCGGCCGGAACAGCCCAGTTTGGCGACCGCCGCGTGGATGTGGTCACTATGGGGGAGTTCATCGAGCGGGGCCAGGCCATTCGGGTTATCCAGGTAGAAGGCCCCCGGGTGGTGGTTCGGAAAGTAGAGGGCTAG
- the floA gene encoding flotillin-like protein FloA (flotillin-like protein involved in membrane lipid rafts) — protein sequence MEFGALIIAGIALLAVFLFFYLVPVPLWITALFSGVNVALTSLIGMRFRRIPPAKIVNPMIKAFKAGIPVETAKLEAQYLAGGNVDRVVDALIAADKAGIKLNFDRAAAIDLAGRDVLEAVRLSVNPKVITSPMVAGMAKDGIQLLATARITVRANIDRLVGGAGEETIVARVGEGIVASIGQSEDHKQVLEQPDRISKTVLAKGLDAGTAFEILSVDIAEVDVGKNIGAQLRTDQAEADKKIAQAKAEERRAMAVAVEQENAALVEAMRAKLVEAQAAVPMALAEALRSGRMGVMDYYQLKNIEADTDMRESISKASGGGTTDGGAGGSQR from the coding sequence ATGGAGTTTGGAGCTTTAATCATCGCTGGCATCGCTTTACTAGCCGTTTTCCTGTTTTTTTACCTGGTACCCGTTCCACTGTGGATCACGGCGCTGTTTTCAGGCGTCAATGTAGCGCTTACCTCGCTGATTGGTATGCGCTTCCGGCGCATCCCTCCGGCCAAGATAGTCAATCCCATGATTAAAGCCTTCAAGGCCGGCATTCCGGTCGAAACCGCCAAGCTCGAGGCCCAGTACCTTGCAGGGGGCAATGTAGACCGGGTGGTTGATGCCCTGATTGCAGCCGATAAGGCCGGTATCAAGCTCAACTTCGACCGCGCCGCCGCCATTGACCTGGCTGGGCGCGACGTGCTCGAGGCCGTGCGGCTTTCCGTCAACCCCAAGGTAATTACCAGCCCGATGGTCGCCGGTATGGCCAAAGACGGTATCCAGCTGCTGGCTACCGCACGCATTACCGTCCGCGCCAACATTGACCGCCTGGTAGGTGGGGCCGGCGAAGAAACCATCGTGGCCCGGGTTGGCGAGGGCATCGTGGCTTCCATCGGTCAGTCGGAAGACCACAAGCAGGTGCTCGAGCAGCCCGACCGCATCTCCAAAACCGTGCTGGCCAAAGGCCTGGACGCTGGCACAGCCTTTGAAATCCTCTCGGTGGACATCGCCGAAGTGGACGTAGGGAAAAACATCGGGGCCCAGCTCCGCACCGACCAGGCCGAGGCCGATAAGAAAATTGCCCAGGCCAAAGCCGAAGAACGCCGGGCCATGGCTGTGGCTGTGGAGCAGGAAAACGCCGCCCTGGTCGAGGCCATGCGGGCCAAGCTGGTCGAGGCCCAGGCGGCCGTACCGATGGCCCTGGCCGAGGCGCTCCGCAGCGGTCGCATGGGAGTAATGGACTACTACCAGCTCAAAAACATCGAAGCCGACACCGATATGCGCGAGTCTATCAGTAA